From one Rhodamnia argentea isolate NSW1041297 chromosome 1, ASM2092103v1, whole genome shotgun sequence genomic stretch:
- the LOC115753393 gene encoding uncharacterized protein At4g13200, chloroplastic, whose translation MSAHCPNLATAAAVISPKPKSDSGNHGRLSSSPFSFSRSSIASPARLAGSLGSQRTSVRRNSSTRPGGPSPGGNDSRTVLDAFFLGKALAEALNERIESTVGEFLSTIGRLQAEQQKQVQEFQEDVFERAKRAKEKAARDAMEPQRLIPTSAAANAGNGSVVSPTSSSTTSPVSPSVDLNADSDSNDPVVGVSNDG comes from the exons ATGTCTGCTCATTGCCCAAACCTTGCGACCGCCGCCGCCGTAATCTCTCCGAAACCCAAGTCTGACTCGGGCAACCATGGCCGGCTCTCTTCTTCGCCATTTTCGTTCTCGCGAAGCTCCATCGCTTCTCCGGCGCGTCTCGCCGGGAGCCTCGGTTCTCAGAGGACGAGCGTTCGACGTAACAGCAGCACCAGACCTGGCGGTCCTTCTCCAG GTGGAAATGACAGCAGAACCGTGTTGGACGCTTTCTTCTTGGGGAAGGCTCTGGCTGAAGCGCTGAACGAGCGTATTGAGTCCACGGTTGGGGAGTTCTTGAGCACAATTGGGAGGTTGCAAGCTGAACAACAGAAGCAAGTGCAAGAATTCCAG GAAGATGTGTTTGAAAGAGCCAAAAGGGCCAAGGAAAAAGCAGCCCGTGATGCAATGGAACCTCAGAGGCTGATTCCCACATCTGCTGCAGCAAATGCAGGAAACGGCAGTGTCGTTTCACCCACCTCATCCTCGACTACCAGTCCAGTGTCACCTTCGGTCGACTTGAATGCGGATTCTGATAGCAATGATCCTGTTGTAGGTGTATCGAATGATGGATGA